ATACTTCGCAGCAGATGGATACCGAGTCTTGAAACCGGAATAAGCAGCATCGAATTCAGGCACTGTGTAAATCCGAGCAATGTCCATAAATCTAGCTTCAACAACATCCTTGTTGACGTTTGGCACATGACCTCTCACATTTTGCGCCAAATGCCATATACAATGCGCATGATGAGCCATCGGAAACACACTAGCTATGGCATTTATGAGGCTTACATTTCTGTCACTCATAAATACCAACTCCGATGAATCCGGCACAACACTTTTCAACATCTCAAAAAACCAAGTCCAACTCTCCTTATTCTCGCCATCTAATACACCAAAGGCTAACGGATAATGGTGCCGATTAGGATCTTGGGCAGTGGCAAAAACGAGTACACCACCATATCCATTTTTCAGAAATGTGGCATCTACTGTTATCACTTTCCGCATCACTTGAAAACCTTCAATGCTGGCTCCCAGAGCGATGAACAAATATTTGAATTTGTCTGACTCATCCAATTCCACGCTTGATATTGTCCCATAATTCATCTTCTCCAACATGTACAAATAACAGTACAACATCTGGTAACTTTCTTCCGGAGTCCCACGCAAAACATTTACAGCTTCGTTTCTACCTCGCAAAGCAGTGGAGCACGATACCTTCACACCAAGTTTGTTCCACACAAATTCGATAATGCTTTTAGGAGGAGGAGTTTCCATTTGTCCAGGATAATCATCATGCAATAGAGATGCAACTAGCTGTGGTGTTCCTTTCCTCCTTGAGTTGCATTTACTCTGACTTCCACGAGAGCATGTATGCAAGTTCGAGTACGTTCTAATAGAGAACGTTTCACTCCGGCCAATTTTTGCAGCTCGTACTCCCCATTGACAACCTTCCTTCGGACATTTTAACACTAATCGCTGCTTATCCGATTTTACCACCTCAAACCCAAAACTATTCGAACATGCTCCTCGATCCACCACTTCTTGCACTGCCTTTTTACTAACAAACTCTTGTTGTATTTTCAACCCCAAACCGTCTTCCCATGCCTCCATAAATGGAACCGGTTTGGCAAGAGGAGGTGCCTCTATATATCTTCCACGCATTTCTGACTCTTGTGTACCATTGTCCTCCATTCCACCAGCATTACAATCCTCTCTTCCACCAGCATTACAATCTTCTCTTCCACCAGCATTATCATCCTCTCTTCCACCAGCATTATCGTCCTCCATTCCACCAGCATTACAATCCTCTCTTCCACCAGCATTACAATCCTCTCTTCCACCAGCATTATCATCCTCTCTTCCACCAGCATTATCGTCCTCCATTCCAACAGCATTATCGTCCTCCATTCTATCAGCATTATCATCTTCCTTTCCACCAGCATTATCATCCTCCTTTCCACCACCATTTTCATCCAAATTAACTTCTTCATCAACTGCTTCCAACATCTCCTGAATCGCCACTATCCCCCGCTCAGATTGTTTTTCAACTAGAATGTTGCCACCATATAAAGTTATGGCTCTATCTCCGAAATCATTGTCATTCGAATGCAACACTTCATAGTTCATACCTAACGAACTTCGTTTACCTAACGAACTTCGTTTGCCGGCTCTTGAAAGTTGCTCGGGGAGTTCTGATCTTCTGATGATTTCCACATACAATATGCACCTGCGGTTCTCTTTATCAAGAGACAATAGATATACACAAAGGTCTTCATCATCAAGAATGATAAATTGTTCCTCAGACCCAATCAACAGTGGAATATAACTCAATTTCAACTTCACTGAACTTTCATCTATCCCAAGCTTCTTGCATATCCGTGCTTCTACCATTGAAACAGTTATATCGTCCACTTCATTCTTAATCACTACACTATACATGTGACCTTCGCATCTGAAATGTATGATGACGTTGTTGCTCATTGGATCCTGACAAGACAACCATTGAATATCATTCATTATGCATCGAAATATTCCaacataattaattattaaccGTTCTGGTTCAGTAATACTAGTATAACTAGCTGTACAACAAATATCAGTAATACTAGTATTACTAGCTATACTACAAATATCAGTATTACTAGCTCTACTATAGTTTCACTAGTTCTCCTATCTTAGCCGTATTGATTCTCAAATCTACAATCAATGTACTACGATTTAACTCTCCAATGCAGCTAATTTCACTCATAATGGACCAAATCGACCTCCGGCAACATCTACATCCATTCCAATCAGGTTTTCTCATCGAGGATTGCAACATTTATACATACATACCCGTTTTCACCTTTCCAGTACAGTGGAAGGTAGTGCAGCCTTTGATTGCGAACTCGATTGATATAGATAGGACCGAAGATCGATCTTCGACTCTGGAGCTTCGGATTGGGGAGGCAAATCGAAAGAAAGGAACTGAATTGGAGGAGGGCAGCTCAGTGGAGGACGAGAGCGTCGTGCATCGTTTCTCGATTTCGTTTTTCGATTTTCTTTATTCCACAACGCAGAGACGCAAACGCAATTCCACTCTCGGTTCAATTGAGAGGTTCAATTGCAACtggtttaattttctttattttcaaatttaattttattttatctgaGGTCAATTTCGTAATTGCAACTGGTTTAATGAAATAGGAGGGTGTTGAGAATAGGGGGGGATATaagtgatttagtttttttgtagGAGGGCATCTGAGGATATGTCTCCGATTAGACGGCGAAGCAACAAAGCAAATCAATAACGGGTTTGGTAATTGGTAATGTctattaatttattcattaattgaaatatttggtaggccacttttttttttggggccTGTATAGTTAATATAGGCCCGTTTCAAGCTGCCTGTCAAAGATTCAACCAGTTAGCTATTGGCGTTGTTAAGTCACATAATTAGAAGTTTAGAACCCACCAACAACGCCAAATCTTTGATTTTACTCTGGAGTTCGACCATTATACATTTATACTAAGTAATTCGATATCCAACTTTGATTCTATTAGAATGCGCATGTCAAAACTGATTTCTTGATAGAGATCAAGACTATATTGTGTGTTTATAAGTGCATTTGTAAAAGTGGCTGTAGATATGCTAAGAACTAGCATGTCTTGATCGGATCGATCATTTTAGTATGTCCAATAtcacagaaagaaaaaacacataaaacagaTTACAAGTTCAGCTTCATCTAGTAATAGTAGTATTGATTCGAAATTCTATTAGCACaagtataaaaaaatttactaagtaaatttaatttttttaagtaacATTTACCAATGTCAACGAAAAAAGTCTCAAATAAAAAGATTCAgcaaaagtattttttttcctaactcattaaataataacttaacaaTAGAAAAAACATCAAACAATTTAGATAACATCAAACGTTTAGAAATCTGTTTCTTTTAGTTAAGAAGATAACActaattagattttaaatttttatctatatttatGCTAAAAATAGATATTCAGTGCATCAATATCTAATCCGGGCTCGTAGTTAAACCGGTGATCCGTATataatttggtttaaatttaacaaaaaaattgttagttacaaatttgataaaatctaaaatattatcattaaCCTATGATTTAACCATGATTAACCCATTAAAACGCAGAGAAAagtgataatatttttaagttaaatttttatatacttttaagttgtacataaaattggaaaaaaatattagatttgtaattttgtaatttgatgatttttttctattcgaaaaatgatattagaaaaaaccaaaaatttatttatattacaatattttttatttttgttatttatatttttgaggAATAAGTTTAAAGATgtcaaaaatatttcaaaatataatttgttgTAGATCTCGCATTAAATGAAATCAGATATTGAAGATCTTAATTAATACATAATTAACCGAAATATTTGTTTAGATTTAATTTGGTAAATCTTATATACcttatttaagttatatttaagGATATATagttagtaatattatatattaggcAAAATTATATAAggtatagtttttattttaatagtattgattgcTTAAAGATGATTTTAGATActattctctctgtttcatattagttgtcgttgtagagaaaaaaaattatttcaaaataagtgtcgttttataatttcaatacaaaatttattaatatgatttttttatttatttttttattggttgaaatatagCTAAGtgtatgggtaatgatgtttttattttgaaaatgtacAAAATTAAACAACATGTAAAGTGAATAGAGGGAGCAGTATTTTTCGTTTACAGAAATAGAGGTCATGTAACGGATAAATCATATCCCGATGACCAAGGGATATAGAGAATAAAATATTAGCAATCTAATTTGTAAAGGGAATAAAAATCGAAAGTCGTATATATATTAACCCTGTAAAAAATCTTGAGCCGTTTTACTGGAAACTGAACGTGGCAAGAACAATCCTTGGGCAGCCAGAATCTATTGAAAGGTAACATGTTTATCGTCTTCTTTCTCCACGATTCCACTTTACAaagtttgatttttatttttttaattatgtaccGTTTTGTCGTTCGTTCGTTCTTCAACAGGCGACGCTTCAGTcttcaaaaacaattatttttattcttggTTCATAATAAGGTTATCACTTTAACATACCCAACGAGAATGTTTGTTGATTTTGTTGCAGGACATCGTCTTTGTGTTCAACATATATAAGGGTTTAGTTTAAAAATCTATTCTGATGGGAGGTAACAGTTCGACGAGTAGGAGCAACAGTCAGAGATATTCTCAGAGTCCTCACCAAAACAGCACGCCACAACATTCTACTACGGCTTCTGCGTTACAGCAAAAGAATCAATCCAAAAAGTATTCACTCATTGCCGATAACTACCGTTCCACTGATGAGGTCaatactttttttaaaagattctttagggtttcttttttatttttcttggtaAGTTTATTTGAATGTCCGGTTacgataataataataataggtTACGGCTGCGCTTTCACAAGCCGGTTTGGAGTCATCGAATCTGATTGTTGGTATAGATGTCACAAAGAGCAACGAGTGGACAGGTGAAAAAAcctattttacatatttttgaaataatgtgAATGTTgctgatttttgtttgtttgatttttttacagGACAGAGATCATTCGACGGGAAGAGCTTACATGACATAGGACCAGTTCCAAACCCGTACGAGCAAGCGATTTCAATCATCGGAAAGACTTTATCCTCTTTCGATGAAGATAACTTGATCCCTTGTTATGGCTTTGGAGATGGTAATGTTATGTTCTCTGCTGCATTACATTTTACTTTGTAGACAAGAGAGAGAAGTAATGGTTGTTTGGTTCTTGTAGCTACGACACATGATCAGGATGTATTCAGTTTCCTTCCGGACGATACTTTCTGTAACGGGTTTGAAGAGGTTCTTGCTCGTtacaaagagattgttcctcagCTTCGTCTTGCAGGTTGAGGTTTACCTAAGAAACAAATCTTCTTATGCTTGTGAGTTTCTTCTGTTGATTACATGATGTTTGGTCCCTTCTATGTCACAGGTCCGACTTCTTTTGCACCTATTATCGAAAGAGCTATGACGATTGTGGAGGAAAGTGGAGGGCAGTACCATGTTCTTCTCATCATTGCTGATGGACAGGTAAAACTAAAGACCTTGGTTTTCGCTACGATCTTTGTCACATGATCGGTTAGTAATTAAGATTATGATGTTTGTTAGGTGACAACACAGCACGGTGGTCTCAGTGCACAAGAACGTAAGACCATTGATGCTATCGTTAGAGCaaggtaataaaaaaaaatatttcttgatTATTAGTTTCATTCAAAAGTTAGATGATCTCATTGTGTTGATGATCTATATAACCAAATCCTCTTGCAGTCAATATCCATTATCGATAGTTTTGGTTGGTGTTGGAGATGGTCCTTGGGATACAATGAGACAGTTTGATGACAACATACCCGCTCGTGCCTTTGACAACTTCCAGGTAACGCCACTCAATACAATGTGACATCACTTTTGTCTCTATATATAGGTATAAGtcattaaatttagttttcttttttgttttcacttGTCTTGAATGGAACAGTTTGTGAATTTCACGGAGATTATGTGGAAGAACATTGATGCTGGAAGAAAAGAAGCAGAGTTTTCAGTTTCAGCCTTGATGGAGATCCCTTCTCAGTATAAGGCCACCCTCGAGCTCGGCTTGCTCGGGTAATTAAAAGTTTCTTGAATTTGATTTTGAGTTGTATCACTAAACATGTAGCTCTGTGCTTTATCTAACAAATGATATTGTTTCCAAATTTTATAGACGAAGAACTGGAAACTGTCCAAACAAAACTGCTCGTCAACCACCAATAAGTGGTTACAATCGATCTCTGAGCAACAGTTCTTGGTCAAGCAGTGTTGCCTCTGCACCACCTACCTCATCTGGTAGTAATGAGAGCCAGGTTTGTGGATTCatatttatgtctttgttgAGCAAATAACTTTTAACCTTAATCAAAATCAGTTAACCATTGTTTTTGCAATCATATTTTTTCAGGTTTGCGCGATCTGTCT
The Raphanus sativus cultivar WK10039 chromosome 1, ASM80110v3, whole genome shotgun sequence DNA segment above includes these coding regions:
- the LOC108855631 gene encoding E3 ubiquitin-protein ligase RGLG5; the protein is MGGNSSTSRSNSQRYSQSPHQNSTPQHSTTASALQQKNQSKKYSLIADNYRSTDEVTAALSQAGLESSNLIVGIDVTKSNEWTGQRSFDGKSLHDIGPVPNPYEQAISIIGKTLSSFDEDNLIPCYGFGDATTHDQDVFSFLPDDTFCNGFEEVLARYKEIVPQLRLAGPTSFAPIIERAMTIVEESGGQYHVLLIIADGQVTTQHGGLSAQERKTIDAIVRASQYPLSIVLVGVGDGPWDTMRQFDDNIPARAFDNFQFVNFTEIMWKNIDAGRKEAEFSVSALMEIPSQYKATLELGLLGRRTGNCPNKTARQPPISGYNRSLSNSSWSSSVASAPPTSSGSNESQVCAICLVNTKNMAFNCGHQTCNKCGENIQTCPVCRVSIAVRIKLY